Proteins from one Streptomyces sp. NBC_00289 genomic window:
- a CDS encoding TerD family protein: MGVTLAKGGNVSLSKAAPNLTQVLVGLGWDARSTTGAAFDLDASALLCNGGRVLGDEWFVFYNQLKSPDGSVEHTGDNLTGEGEGDDESLLVDLVKVPAHCDKIVFPVSIHDADARGQTFGQVSNAFIRVVNQADGQELARYDLSEDASTETAMIFGELYRYQGEWKFRAVGQGYASGLRGIALDFGVNVS; encoded by the coding sequence ATGGGCGTCACGCTTGCCAAGGGAGGCAATGTCTCCCTGTCCAAGGCCGCTCCGAACCTCACACAGGTGTTGGTCGGGCTCGGCTGGGACGCGCGCTCCACCACCGGAGCCGCTTTCGACCTCGACGCCAGCGCACTGCTGTGCAACGGCGGGCGGGTGCTGGGGGACGAGTGGTTCGTCTTCTACAACCAGCTCAAGAGCCCGGACGGCTCGGTGGAGCACACCGGCGACAACCTCACCGGCGAGGGCGAGGGCGACGACGAATCGCTCCTGGTCGACCTCGTCAAGGTGCCGGCCCACTGCGACAAGATCGTCTTCCCCGTCTCCATTCACGACGCGGACGCGCGGGGTCAGACGTTCGGCCAGGTCAGCAACGCCTTCATCCGGGTCGTCAACCAGGCCGACGGCCAGGAACTCGCGCGCTACGACCTGAGCGAGGACGCCTCCACCGAAACCGCCATGATCTTCGGCGAGCTCTACCGCTATCAGGGCGAGTGGAAGTTCCGGGCCGTAGGGCAGGGGTACGCGTCAGGGCTGCGAGGCATCGCTCTAGACTTCGGAGTCAACGTTTCGTAA
- a CDS encoding calcium homeostasis/redox stress adaptation protein, producing MGVSLSKGGNVSLTKEAPGLTAVIVGLGWDVRTTTGTDFDLDASAILTNAEGKVSSDANFVFFNNLKSPDGSVEHTGDNITGEGEGDDEQIKINLAGVPADVEKIVFPVSIYDAENRQQSFGQVRNAFIRVVNQAGEAELARYDLSEDASTETAMVFGELYRHGAEWKFRAIGQGYASGLRGIAQDFGVNV from the coding sequence GTGGGAGTCAGCCTCAGCAAGGGCGGCAATGTCTCACTGACCAAGGAGGCCCCGGGCCTGACCGCGGTCATCGTCGGTCTGGGGTGGGACGTCCGCACCACCACCGGCACCGACTTCGACCTCGACGCCAGCGCCATCCTGACGAACGCCGAGGGCAAGGTCAGCAGCGACGCGAACTTCGTGTTCTTCAACAACCTGAAGAGCCCGGACGGCTCGGTCGAGCACACCGGCGACAACATCACCGGTGAGGGCGAGGGCGACGACGAGCAGATCAAGATCAACCTCGCCGGCGTCCCGGCCGACGTGGAGAAGATCGTCTTCCCGGTCTCGATCTACGACGCCGAGAACCGCCAGCAGTCGTTCGGCCAGGTCCGCAACGCGTTCATCCGCGTCGTGAACCAGGCCGGCGAGGCGGAGCTCGCCCGCTACGACCTCTCCGAGGACGCCTCGACGGAGACCGCCATGGTCTTCGGCGAGCTGTACCGGCACGGCGCGGAGTGGAAGTTCCGTGCCATCGGCCAGGGCTACGCCTCGGGCCTGCGCGGCATCGCGCAGGACTTCGGCGTCAACGTCTGA